A stretch of the Hydra vulgaris chromosome 09, alternate assembly HydraT2T_AEP genome encodes the following:
- the LOC100211429 gene encoding tectonin beta-propeller repeat-containing protein 2, protein MVENKELVLGQDVVLREKVPLKELLDLLPHKAQLGFTGLKDKWSKNKSLKNIINRSNDALKVQYTCLDVSNKSIVIGCNMGIVFLYTREEKKLSRLFCESKQIPIVSIKLLEEKSFIATGQFNGSVTIFKFEDDINGQVKTSLKCTVESHHTTPVTSLQWTIDGTKLFTSDSDGNVAITVINMDESISHTVFICKEDSPVTQLSFCHTALLISTLRRTLVWPFNTKKIVQVGLQERKLIGNFGACFFPPYSTVPPDDLCIYAARPGLRLWCASVDGKVCSTMIFKDSIYKGEPHISTIDLPSHPDSLIQNEQKQFGKMLVFSERFLVSWQSSCLWVIDPTTGCVIGCHSNLGSIVDVALTGNELYVLSKGETNFLRQIIFETVASVPLMITDVLDFNDPFKKVDRSSSINHFEDQDKLEKILDEVAVKVETIVKVAINDVKYKVKELKEQITSREESEDDPASDSDKLLSNIKNLSIRTNTVLRSMREEKSSSEKSNESDSNSTEIERPFEPLESSCEDEKNQNDKKKLFEHLSQKEFPSDIVYEGTSKGTTPKQTKKSKKCKTLIKNVSQCSKELLKNPSQPNDELKISNGSLPVENSFQRTSSFEADNSSFINDQNVCMISNNIKDASNHENELSIENIVITQERSYKTEVTQNEGDIKYILSSSHTPTEKFRHDIIDNSSSPEFYFIDSQKDLDNLVNVKRSLNDFSYTIESQPSPDSLLNNVILYTLEKQLQPNEVNYKVNADDYIETDVFCKNSSEVSSKKDSACETNLFENSNDINIDTSLHNKINNENSLKAKCSYEKLIGEKSLNVECYNNEVTTQNSLKTEFIDKKLITEKSLTIECNDKKMISKASLKTECSDEKIITEKSLKTIEPLDDKNVDDTNKNNLKSESDLLLKDSRQFDFFKDKFNVSDYNTRLNNIAHRRQGSNVSTHSIGHSERCREVRGEAVELSFNPQLSLFNEDIDLQSNLQIVNYEEQFMTRENSRDNCKLYPVSPFPAPQMQSNYYQRSTSFSETSLPGFDDRLEEEEQLFDAIGEYDKIDVNADLIESIESVTDIEDNLDLSNLDLSSEELKAGGIPIKKKRRIKNKSSFPNSPCGSDMEGRPLHSPKALSEVVNERLRYLADSWAEVEGPACGQLQGVACSATLLWSVDQHDHVFYTPSKVRSGMHEYTWKKLDGRAVQIACNQHGSVVWCVDRQRVAYYRTSVRENNPQGNSWEPFEKNIHCIAVDEDCVWAIKTNGDVFVRTGVTSWKPSGSGWITVKVASDLVQITSLNGLVWALDIYNHVQIFKGELENACLQDDNQHSDWCELPGISATHVMLGAKNVCWIIDCDHGVWFNEDITKENPLGGTWYQLSLGDHQSAEISLFSSTLSYFRKGNEPKMIIANDIAGVIILGKQGTLHIAHGHLLGTRWEPAIPSHMSESSCWTCVTAGGADMNRGFIWAMQPNGLLFCYKPNGQSYNVHPPAKVVLKYCSAGPRSLWALTAGPDVYVRIGISDVCAQGLKWLKVNMIGLENKRLNSICCGNFVVWSVDFEGNVWFQISRSEDRSINGFSPVWISVEGCPLDGSKFVNIVVGPDDRIVWACDDMNNVYTRKDISENFWIGTSWELVSESSCKDLAISKNHVWGLCPNGDVLCRFGVSHSNVMGDYWKKVPGNFEQISVSANDELWGIDRQGHLYQRQTMLFYGSSLSCRAPSYNDIFSDHNDWELI, encoded by the exons ATGGTTGAAAACAAAGAGTTGGTTTTAGGGCAAGATGTTGTTCTTAGAGAAAAAGTACCCTTAAAAGAACTGCTTGACCTTTTGCCTCATAAAGCTCAGTTAGGGTTTACAGGACTAAAAGACAAATGGTCAAAGAACAAAAgcttgaaaaatattattaatcgTTCAAATGATGCACTAAAAGTTCAATATACATGTTTGGATGTTTCCAATAAAAGCATTGTTATTGGTTGCAACATGGGAATTGTATTTTTGTACAcaagagaagaaaaaaagctCAGCAGGTTATTTTGTGAg agtaAACAGATTCCAATCGTAAGTATAAAATTGCttgaagaaaaaagtttcattgCCACTGGGCAATTTAATGGTTCAGTTACTATCTTTAAATTTGAAGATGATATAAATGGACAAGTAAAG actTCACTTAAGTGTACAGTTGAGTCTCATCATACTACCCCAGTGACTAGCTTACAATGGACAATTGATGGTACAAAGTTATTTACATCAGATAGTGATGGAAATGTTGCAATTACTGTTATAAATATGGATGAG aGCATATCTCATACCGTATTTATATGCAAGGAAGATTCTCCAGTGACACAGTTATCATTTTGCCATACAGCCCTTCTTATTTCAACACTTAGACGTACACTTGTGTGGCCTTTTAACACAAAGAAGATTGTCCAAGTGGGGCTACAAGAACGCAagct aATTGGTAACTTTGGAGCATGTTTTTTCCCACCATACAGTACTGTTCCTCCAGATGATTTGTGTATTTATGCTGCTCGACCTGGTTTGCGGTTATGGTGTGCTTCAGTGGATGGCAAAGTGTGTTCGACTATGATATTTAAGGACTCGATTTATAAAGGGGAACCCCACATTTCAACTATTGATCTTCCATCCCATCCTGATTCCTTAATACAAAATGAACAGAAGCAGTTCGGTAAAATGCTTGTTTTTAGTGAAAGGTTCTTAGTCTCCTGGCAAAGTTCTTGTTTATGGGTCATTGATCCAACAACAGGATGTGTTATTGGTTGCCACAGTAATCTTGGGTCTATTGTAGATGTTGCTTTAACAGGAAATGAGTTGTATGTTTTATCCAAGGGGGAAACGAATTTTCTTcgtcaaattatttttgaaacagtTGCTTCAGTTCCTTTAATGATCACagatgttttagattttaatgaTCCTTTTAAGAAAGTTGATCGTTCAAGCTCTATTAATCACTTTGAAGACCAAGATAAActggaaaaaattttagatgAAGTTGCAGTGAAAGTAGAAACTATAGTAAAAGTTGCAATCAATgatgtaaaatataaagttaaagagTTGAAAGAGCAAATAACATCACGAGAAGAATCTGAGGATGACCCTGCAAGTGATTCTGACAAACTTCTgtctaatataaaaaacttatcaatCAGAACCAACACAGTTTTACGAAGTATGAGAGAAGAAAAAAGCTCCTCAGAAAAGTCTAATGAAAGTGACTCTAATAGTACAGAAATTGAAAGACCATTTGAACCACTTGAATCAAGCTGTGAAGATGAAAAGaatcaaaatgataaaaaaaaattgtttgaacatCTTTCACAAAAAGAGTTTCCATCAGATATTGTTTATGAAGGGACTTCAAAAGGAACTACACCAAAACAAACTAAGAAGTCAAAAAAAT gtaaaactttaataaaaaatgtctctCAGTGTAGCAAAGAGCTATTAAAAAATCCCTCTCAGCCTAATGATGAATTAAAGATTTCTAATGGCAGTCTTCCTGTTGAAAATTCATTTCAAAGAACAAGTTCTTTTGAGGCAGATAATAGTTCTTTTATTAATGATCAAAATGTTTGTATGATTTCGAATAACATTAAGGATGCTTCAAatcatgaaaatgaattaagtATTGAAAACATTGTTATAACCCAGGAACGTTCGTATAAAACAGAAGTTACACAAAATGAGGGagatatcaaatatatattaagttcCTCTCACACTCCCACAGAAAAATTCCGTCATGACATTATAGATAACTCTAGCAGCCCAGAATTTTACTTTATTGACTCTCAAAAGGATTTAGATAATCTGGTAAAtgtaaaaagatctttgaatgATTTTAGCTATACTATTGAATCACAACCTTCTCCAGATAGTTTGTTGAACAATGTTATTTTGTACACATTAGAAAAGCAATTGCAGCCCAATGAAGTTAATTATAAAGTGAATGCAGATGACTATATTGAAACAGatgtgttttgtaaaaattcttCAGAAGTGTCATCAAAAAAAGATTCTGCATGTGaaacaaatctttttgaaaattctaatgacattaatattgatacatctttgcataataaaataaacaacgaaaactctttaaaagccaAGTGTAGTTATGAAAAATTGATCGGTGAAAAGTCTTTAAATGTAGAATGTTACAATAATGAAGTTACCACtcaaaactctttaaaaactgaattcattgataaaaaactaataacgGAGAAATCTTTAACTATTGaatgtaatgataaaaaaatgatttctaaAGCTTCTTTAAAAACAGAATGTAgtgatgaaaaaataattactgagaaatctttaaaaaccaTTGAACCTCTAGATGATAAAAATGTTGATGACactaacaaaaacaatttaaaatcagAATCAGATTTGTTATTAAAAGACAGTCggcaatttgatttttttaaagataagtttaaTGTCTCAGATTATAATACAAGACTTAATAATATTGCTCATCGTCGACAAGGCAGCAATGTTAGTACACACAGCATTGGTCATAGTGAACGCTGTAGGGAAGTTAGAGGAGAGGCAGTTGAACTTTCTTTTAATCctcaattatctttatttaatgaagACATTGATTTGCAATCTAACTTGCAAATAGTAAACTATGAAGAACAATTTATGACTAGAGAGAACTCTCGAGATAATTGTAAGTTGTACCCTGTAAGTCCATTTCCTGCGCCTCAAATGCAATCTAATTACTATCAACGCAGTACCAGTTTCTCAGAAACATCTTTACCTGGGTTTGATGATAGATTAGAGGAAGAAGAACAGTTATTTGATGCAATTGGAGAATACGATAAAATTGATGTAAATGCAGATCTAATAGAATCTATAGAATCAGTTACAGATATTGAAGATAACCTAGACTTATCCAATTTAGACTTATCTTCTGAAGAATTAAAAGCAG gAGGAATACCAATTAAGAAAAAACGgcgtattaaaaataaatcaagttttcCTAACTCTCCATGTGGCTCAGATATGGAAGGTCGTCCTCTTCATTCTCCTAAAGCTCTTTCTGAAGTTGTTAATGAACGGCTGCGTTATCTTGCAGATAGCTGGGCTGAAGTGGAAGGGCCAGCTTGTGGTCAGCTGCAAGGTGTAGCTTGTTCTGCAACTCTTTTATGGTCTgttgatcaacatgatcatgtGTTTTATACTCCTTCTAAAGTACGTTCTGGAATGCATGAATACACCTGGAAAAAGCTAGATGGGCGAGCAGTTCAGATTGCATGCAATCAGCATGGTTCTGTTGTATGGTGCGTTGACAGGCAAAGAGTTGCATATTATAGAACATCTGTTCGAGAAAATAATCCtcaag GTAATAGTTGGGAAccgtttgaaaaaaatattcactgCATTGCTGTTGACGAAGATTGTGTCTGGGCAATCAAGACAAATGGTGATGTTTTTGTAAGAACTGGAGTCACTTCTTGGAAACCTTCAGGTAGCGGTTGGATAACTGTAAAAGTGGCAAGTGACTTAGTGCAAATAACTAGTTTGAATGGCCTAGTTTGGGCACTGGATATATACAATCATGTCCAAATATTTAAAG gagAACTTGAAAATGCATGTCTCCAAGATGATAATCAGCACTCTGATTGGTGTGAACTTCCAGGAATCAGTGCTACTCATGTAATGCTTGgagcaaaaaatgtttgttggaTTATTGACTGTGACCATGGTGTGTGGTTTAACGAAGATATTACTAAAGAAAATCCTTTAGGTGGCACTTGGTACCAGCTCTCATTGGGAGATCATCAATCAGCGGAAATATCACTATTTTCTTCTACACTTTCATATTTTAGGAAAGGAAACGAGCCTAAAATGATTATTGCAAATGACATAGCCGGTGTTATAATTCTAGGTAAGCAGGGGACTTTACATATTGCGCATGGTCATTTGTTAGGTACAAGGTGGGAGCCAGCTATACCATCACATATGTCAGAATCCTCTTGTTGGACTTGTGTAACTGCCGGTGGTGCTGATATGAACAGAGGTTTTATCTGGGCCATGCAACCTAATGggttgttattttgttataaaccaAACGGTCAAAGTTATAATGTTCATCCTCCAGCAAAAGTAGTATTGAAATACTGTTCAGCAGGACCGCGTTCTTTATGGGCTTTAACAGCTGGTCCTGATGTATATGTAAGAATAGGAATATCTGATGTTTGCGCTCAAGGTCTTAAATGGCTTAAAGTTAATATGATAGGTCTTGAAAATAAACGTTTAAACAGCATTTGTTGCGGTAATTTTGTTGTGTGGTCAGTTGATTTTGAAGGCAATGTTTGGTTTCAAATCAGTCGCTCTGAAGATAGAAGCATTAATGGATTCTCTCCTGTTTGGATATCAGTTGAAGGCTGTCCTCTTGATGGcagtaaatttgtaaatattgttgtGGGACCCGATGATCGAATAGTTTGGGCATGTGATGATATGAATAACGTCTATACAAGAAAAGATATCTCTGAGAATTTTTGGATTGGAACGTCATGGGAATTAGTCTCTGAATCTAGTTGTAAAGATTTAGCGATAAGCAAAAACCATGTTTGGGGACTCTGCCCAAATGGCGACGTCTTGTGTAGATTTGGTGTATCTCACAGTAACGTTATGGGTGACTACTGGAAAAAAGTTCCAGgtaattttgaacaaattagTGTAAGCGCTAACGATGAACTTTGGGGAATTGATCGCCAAGGCCATCTTTATCAAAGACAGACTATGTTATTTTATGGTAGTAGCTTAAGCTGCCGGGCTCCTTCTTACAATGACATTTTTTCTGATCATAACGACTGggaattaatataa